One segment of Thermosipho atlanticus DSM 15807 DNA contains the following:
- the aglB gene encoding cyclomaltodextrinase — MNKVSNFPLPSWVYDTVIYEIFPDRFYIGRGKTVKDKRNLYEKRGGRIEEWNVPPKRTENHDHVNVFYGGDLWGIVEKIDYLKDLGVNAIYLTPIFLASSNHKYDTIDYFRVDPQFGGLPALKRLIKVAHENGIKIILDGVFNHVGKEHVLFKRAMKGNKKYKNMFIFYENHYRGWWGTSSLPELHLEEIKVKEYIVEVIKKYLNLGIDGWRLDCGQDLGPEMNRFLTAKVKEFSAEKYLVSELWTYPAGWDMVDGIMNYHFGTTVIDYLLGKNPNAGYYLEKAFKETSNIFGCWNMLDSHDTERLASVIKDKFLRKAAILLQFTYPGVPVVYYGTEIGIDGGSDPECRKTMEWDKKKWDEELRDFYKMMIKLRKTEPALRYGAFELLSNEPLVFLRKSPMVLDQVIVFVNKGQETEISVTVPDNRLLSGTRFVDLLSNNEAYIRGGTLRLKLPENSFGIFKVENKVVRGYDQYKRIS; from the coding sequence ATGAACAAGGTGAGTAACTTTCCGCTTCCCAGTTGGGTTTATGATACTGTTATTTATGAAATTTTCCCTGATAGATTTTATATTGGTCGTGGAAAGACGGTGAAAGATAAAAGAAATTTGTATGAAAAGCGTGGTGGAAGAATAGAAGAATGGAATGTTCCTCCAAAAAGAACAGAGAACCATGATCATGTTAATGTTTTTTATGGAGGAGATTTATGGGGAATTGTCGAAAAGATCGATTATTTAAAAGATTTAGGAGTGAATGCTATTTATTTAACTCCTATTTTTTTAGCCTCATCAAATCATAAATACGATACAATTGACTATTTTAGAGTTGATCCTCAGTTTGGCGGATTACCTGCTTTGAAAAGATTAATAAAAGTGGCTCATGAAAACGGAATTAAAATTATTCTCGATGGTGTATTCAACCATGTTGGGAAAGAACATGTATTATTTAAAAGGGCTATGAAAGGGAATAAAAAATACAAGAATATGTTCATATTTTACGAAAATCATTACAGAGGCTGGTGGGGGACTTCCTCTTTACCAGAACTTCATTTGGAAGAAATCAAAGTTAAAGAATATATAGTTGAAGTTATAAAAAAATATTTAAATTTAGGGATTGATGGTTGGCGCCTTGATTGTGGGCAAGATTTAGGTCCCGAAATGAACCGGTTTTTGACTGCAAAGGTTAAGGAATTTTCTGCTGAAAAATATCTTGTAAGTGAATTATGGACATACCCTGCAGGTTGGGATATGGTTGATGGAATTATGAATTATCACTTTGGTACAACTGTAATAGACTATCTTTTGGGTAAAAACCCAAACGCAGGATACTATCTTGAGAAAGCATTTAAAGAAACTTCAAATATTTTTGGTTGTTGGAACATGCTTGATAGTCATGATACCGAGCGACTTGCAAGTGTAATAAAAGATAAGTTTTTACGTAAAGCAGCTATCCTTCTACAATTTACTTATCCGGGAGTTCCAGTGGTCTATTATGGCACCGAGATAGGGATTGATGGAGGTTCAGATCCAGAATGTAGAAAAACAATGGAATGGGATAAGAAAAAATGGGATGAAGAGTTACGCGATTTTTATAAGATGATGATAAAGTTGAGAAAAACAGAACCTGCCTTGAGGTACGGTGCTTTTGAACTTCTTTCTAACGAGCCATTAGTATTTTTACGAAAATCACCAATGGTCTTGGATCAGGTTATTGTTTTTGTCAACAAGGGACAAGAAACAGAAATCTCAGTTACGGTACCTGATAATAGACTTTTAAGTGGCACTAGATTTGTCGATTTATTATCTAACAATGAAGCATATATACGAGGTGGTACGTTAAGGTTAAAACTTCCAGAAAATTCTTTTGGAATTTTCAAGGTAGAGAATAAGGTTGTTAGGGGATATGATCAATATAAAAGAATAAGTTAG
- a CDS encoding class I SAM-dependent DNA methyltransferase codes for MKSYHYYDRIACFYDQMYEEAIWVTLRKAVKYYIENTIKGKKYESVLDVGTGTGYWISFFLEKNLSITAVEPSKKMIELAKKKYRSNVKFFNMRIEQFISDKKFDIVNAQGDVLSYVENLEQVMEKISDLMRKDGVLFATVDSYYYMKKLIEKDGTKYDIKKFEKTHITTVGSQYGSFESRCFTLEDILKLEKYGFKILEIRGCGVSENFVEEIKNSKKEIKNAEHIYFSLLKR; via the coding sequence GTGAAATCATATCATTATTATGATAGAATAGCTTGTTTTTATGATCAGATGTACGAAGAAGCTATATGGGTAACCTTAAGAAAGGCAGTAAAGTATTATATTGAAAATACTATTAAGGGTAAAAAATATGAGAGTGTTCTTGATGTTGGTACGGGTACAGGGTATTGGATTTCATTCTTTTTGGAAAAGAATTTAAGTATTACCGCGGTAGAGCCTTCAAAAAAAATGATTGAATTAGCTAAGAAAAAGTATAGGTCTAATGTAAAGTTTTTCAATATGAGAATTGAGCAGTTTATTTCTGATAAGAAATTTGATATAGTCAACGCTCAAGGTGATGTGTTAAGTTATGTTGAAAATTTAGAGCAAGTAATGGAAAAAATAAGTGATTTGATGAGAAAAGATGGGGTTTTATTTGCAACTGTTGATAGTTATTACTATATGAAAAAATTAATTGAAAAAGATGGAACAAAGTATGACATTAAAAAATTTGAAAAAACTCATATTACTACAGTTGGTTCGCAATATGGCAGCTTTGAATCGCGCTGCTTTACTTTAGAGGATATTTTAAAACTTGAAAAATATGGTTTTAAAATATTAGAAATCAGGGGTTGTGGAGTATCAGAGAATTTTGTAGAGGAAATAAAAAACTCTAAAAAAGAAATAAAAAATGCGGAGCATATTTATTTTTCTTTACTAAAACGGTAA
- a CDS encoding DMT family transporter, protein MIIFKVIISGISMSFIFGLSFLFTKNALDYTSPMNFIAIRFSIASFFMLTLLSLKLIRFQKKNYFKLLIVALFQPILYFLFETSGLVFVPSSEAGILIASIPIFITFLTPFVLKEKIKKINFLFVFTSFFGVVIIIGFNSLKGNIKGDLLILGAVFSAVFYNFTSRKFSKEFEPIEITSFMMFTGAIFFNILAFLRKELDYTALTNTHVLISAVYLGILSSSIAFFLVNYMLSKVSPAQSSIFANLTTVISVFAGAIFRNEQISFNHIIGMILIILGVWGVNYYNYRFSKEK, encoded by the coding sequence ATTATTATTTTTAAAGTAATTATTTCCGGTATTTCAATGTCTTTTATATTTGGACTATCATTTCTTTTTACAAAAAATGCACTTGATTATACCTCACCAATGAATTTTATCGCAATTAGATTTTCTATTGCAAGTTTTTTTATGTTAACCTTACTTTCTCTAAAATTGATTCGCTTTCAAAAGAAAAATTATTTTAAGTTACTAATTGTTGCTTTATTTCAACCTATTTTATACTTTCTGTTTGAAACTTCCGGTTTAGTATTCGTTCCATCGTCCGAAGCCGGAATTTTAATAGCTTCTATTCCAATATTTATAACATTTTTAACTCCATTTGTTTTAAAGGAAAAAATAAAAAAAATCAATTTTTTGTTCGTTTTCACAAGTTTCTTTGGGGTTGTTATAATCATAGGGTTCAATAGTTTAAAAGGGAACATCAAAGGTGATTTATTAATTCTTGGAGCAGTTTTTTCCGCAGTTTTTTACAATTTCACTTCAAGAAAATTTTCTAAAGAATTTGAACCCATCGAAATTACTTCATTCATGATGTTTACTGGAGCTATTTTCTTTAATATTTTAGCTTTTCTTCGAAAAGAACTTGATTATACTGCATTAACAAATACTCACGTATTAATTTCTGCCGTATACCTTGGAATTTTATCCTCTTCTATCGCCTTTTTTCTTGTTAACTACATGTTATCTAAAGTTTCGCCAGCTCAATCTTCAATTTTTGCTAATCTCACAACAGTAATTTCAGTTTTTGCTGGAGCTATTTTTAGAAATGAGCAAATCTCCTTTAATCACATTATCGGAATGATATTAATCATACTAGGTGTATGGGGAGTTAATTACTACAATTACCGTTTTAGTAAAGAAAAATAA
- a CDS encoding GH1 family beta-glucosidase → MKRSEFPENFIFGTATSAYQIEGAVNEDGREPSIWDVFSHTPGKIQNNENGDVACDHYHRYNEDVQIMKEIGFNGYRFSISWPRVLFSNQKKNQKGLDFYNKLVDTLLENNITPFITLYHWDLPYYLYEKGGWLNPDIALYFQDYAALMFEILGDRVKHWITLNEPWCSSYLGYFMGKHAPGHTNIQETIIAAHNLLRAHGYAVKIFREIVKDGIIGITNVVSKIEPAKESEENFQAAILVDEIVNGWFHDPIIFGKFPENAKGLFKQLGLEIPETDMDIISQPIDFFGVNYYTRQLVEYDPTSPYLYKNVEGILPKTEMGWEIYPEGLYDMLRKIHRRYGLPLYITENGMAGPDKLQNDIINDDYRVKYLEKHFEKALEAIEDGIDLRGYFVWSLLDNFEWEKGYSKRFGIVYVDYKTQKRYLKKSAVWLKEFLRK, encoded by the coding sequence ATAAAACGAAGCGAGTTCCCTGAGAATTTTATTTTTGGAACTGCAACTTCAGCTTATCAAATTGAAGGTGCTGTCAATGAAGATGGAAGAGAACCTTCAATATGGGATGTATTCTCCCATACACCGGGTAAAATTCAAAATAATGAAAATGGAGATGTTGCCTGTGATCATTATCATCGTTACAATGAAGACGTTCAAATAATGAAAGAAATTGGTTTTAATGGCTATAGATTTTCTATTTCATGGCCTCGTGTATTATTTTCTAACCAAAAAAAGAATCAAAAAGGTCTTGATTTTTACAATAAACTTGTTGACACACTTCTTGAAAACAATATTACACCATTCATCACTTTATACCACTGGGATCTACCATATTACTTGTATGAAAAGGGAGGCTGGTTAAACCCTGATATTGCTTTATATTTCCAAGATTATGCAGCTTTAATGTTTGAAATTTTAGGTGACAGGGTAAAACATTGGATAACACTAAATGAACCATGGTGTTCTTCTTATTTGGGTTATTTCATGGGCAAACATGCCCCAGGTCATACAAACATTCAAGAAACAATCATAGCTGCTCACAATCTCCTAAGAGCTCACGGATACGCAGTAAAAATTTTTAGAGAAATTGTAAAAGATGGAATAATTGGCATTACAAACGTTGTCTCAAAGATTGAGCCTGCAAAAGAAAGTGAAGAAAACTTTCAAGCTGCTATTTTGGTTGACGAAATAGTTAATGGATGGTTTCACGATCCTATTATTTTTGGAAAATTCCCTGAGAATGCCAAAGGTTTATTCAAACAATTAGGTCTCGAAATACCCGAAACTGATATGGATATAATTTCTCAACCAATTGACTTTTTCGGCGTAAACTATTACACGAGGCAGTTAGTAGAATATGATCCAACCAGTCCATATTTGTACAAAAACGTAGAAGGTATTTTGCCTAAAACGGAAATGGGCTGGGAAATCTATCCTGAAGGATTATATGACATGTTAAGAAAAATCCATCGAAGGTACGGCCTTCCATTGTACATAACAGAAAATGGAATGGCTGGTCCAGATAAGCTACAAAATGATATTATAAATGATGATTACAGAGTGAAATATCTAGAAAAACATTTCGAAAAAGCTCTAGAAGCAATTGAAGATGGTATAGATTTGAGAGGTTACTTTGTATGGTCATTACTTGATAATTTTGAATGGGAAAAAGGTTATTCAAAACGTTTTGGAATCGTCTATGTTGATTACAAAACTCAAAAAAGATATCTTAAGAAAAGCGCTGTATGGTTAAAAGAATTTTTAAGAAAATAA
- the fabF gene encoding beta-ketoacyl-ACP synthase II, with the protein MNRVVITGFGTINPIAQNVKEFEKSLREMKIGIDRISNFDPSDLSVQIAAEVKDFDPTKFIDRKLSKRIDRYSQFALVAVKEAVENSGINFENLEKRVGVIFASGMGGYLTIEQQSKVLNERGPSRVSPFMIPMLLANMASGVISMVYGLKGPNFTPVSACASSVHAIAMGTMLIRHGYADVVIVGGSEATIAPLPIAGFAAMRALSTRNDEPQKASRPFDVDRDGFVMAEGAGALILESEEVAKKRGANIIAEVKGFGMNDDAYHFSAPDPEARGSTEVMKLALKDANMSPEEIDLVSCHATSTPVGDELEAKAILNVFGNTDVFVNSTKSLVGHLLGAAGAVETIAALIEMQNNFVHGMPNLEKPDELSSNLNLVKETKEAKIRNFLKNSFGFGGHNACVIIGRYE; encoded by the coding sequence ATGAATAGAGTAGTTATAACAGGTTTTGGAACTATTAATCCTATTGCACAGAATGTAAAGGAATTTGAAAAATCGTTAAGAGAAATGAAAATAGGGATTGATAGAATTTCGAATTTTGATCCAAGTGATCTTTCGGTACAAATTGCTGCTGAGGTGAAAGATTTTGACCCAACGAAATTTATCGATAGGAAATTATCAAAACGAATTGACAGATATTCTCAATTTGCTCTTGTTGCTGTAAAAGAAGCTGTTGAAAATTCGGGTATTAATTTTGAAAATTTAGAAAAAAGAGTAGGTGTTATTTTTGCAAGTGGGATGGGTGGCTACTTAACCATTGAGCAACAAAGTAAAGTCTTGAATGAAAGAGGACCATCAAGAGTTAGCCCATTCATGATACCAATGTTATTAGCAAACATGGCTAGTGGTGTTATTTCCATGGTGTATGGATTAAAAGGTCCAAATTTTACACCAGTAAGTGCTTGTGCAAGTTCTGTTCACGCAATTGCAATGGGAACAATGTTAATTAGACATGGGTATGCGGATGTAGTTATAGTAGGAGGTAGTGAAGCAACCATTGCTCCACTCCCTATTGCGGGATTTGCAGCAATGAGAGCTCTTTCTACTAGAAATGATGAGCCTCAAAAAGCTTCCCGCCCATTTGATGTTGATAGAGATGGTTTTGTAATGGCAGAAGGTGCTGGGGCTTTAATACTTGAATCCGAGGAAGTTGCGAAAAAAAGAGGAGCTAATATCATTGCAGAAGTAAAAGGATTTGGAATGAATGATGATGCATATCATTTTAGCGCACCTGATCCTGAAGCCCGGGGTTCTACTGAGGTAATGAAACTTGCTTTGAAAGATGCCAATATGTCGCCAGAGGAAATTGATTTAGTCAGTTGTCATGCCACCAGTACACCAGTTGGTGATGAACTTGAAGCAAAGGCAATTTTAAATGTTTTTGGAAATACTGATGTTTTTGTAAATTCTACAAAATCATTGGTTGGTCATTTGCTCGGTGCGGCTGGAGCTGTAGAAACGATTGCAGCTTTAATTGAGATGCAGAATAATTTTGTGCATGGAATGCCAAATTTGGAGAAACCTGATGAATTATCTTCAAATCTAAATTTAGTGAAAGAAACAAAAGAAGCTAAAATTAGAAATTTCTTAAAAAATTCTTTTGGATTTGGTGGTCATAATGCATGTGTTATCATTGGGAGGTATGAATAA
- the fabZ gene encoding 3-hydroxyacyl-ACP dehydratase FabZ, producing the protein MTKEEIMKILPHRDPILLVDRVIEKGEDYIIAEKEIKIDNPIFKSHFPDYPIYPGVYIIEGLAQAAGLLLLKGNEIPLFLGIDSARFKAEVRPDCILRYEVKLKERKGVIVFVDAKAYVGKKLVTKSQLMLGIKE; encoded by the coding sequence ATGACGAAAGAAGAGATAATGAAGATTTTACCACATCGAGATCCAATTTTATTGGTCGATAGGGTAATAGAAAAAGGTGAGGATTATATTATTGCTGAAAAAGAAATAAAAATTGATAATCCAATTTTTAAAAGTCATTTTCCTGATTATCCGATTTATCCGGGTGTGTATATTATTGAAGGGTTAGCACAAGCAGCTGGATTATTATTGCTAAAAGGTAATGAAATACCATTGTTTTTAGGTATAGATTCCGCTAGATTTAAGGCTGAAGTTAGACCGGATTGTATTTTAAGATATGAAGTAAAATTAAAGGAAAGAAAAGGAGTTATTGTTTTTGTAGACGCTAAAGCATACGTAGGAAAAAAATTGGTTACAAAATCCCAGCTTATGCTTGGTATTAAGGAGTGA
- a CDS encoding nitronate monooxygenase, translating to MNRVCELFGIKYPILMGGMSWAGTPKLAAAVSEAGGLGIIGAGPMRRDELRKAIEDVRKLTDKPFGVNIILVSPYADELIETVIECKVPIVTFGAGNPTKYVKELKRNGIKVVPVVASDSLARMVERSGADAIIAEGMESGGHIGEVTTVVLVNAVAKKVKVPVIAAGGIVDGRGMAAAFALGAEGIQMGTRFIASKEADTHEEFKKLILRSGIRDTVITGAKLGHSARVIKTIFAKKVKELEVTSPDEAEKILVGSLRKAVLDGNLEEGSFMAGQSAGLIDDLKSVEEIIKEIIEEFYRTTKKLEEVKF from the coding sequence ATGAATAGAGTTTGCGAATTATTTGGAATAAAGTATCCAATACTCATGGGTGGTATGTCTTGGGCTGGAACACCTAAACTTGCAGCGGCAGTTTCTGAAGCTGGTGGGTTAGGTATTATTGGAGCTGGACCAATGAGAAGAGATGAACTCCGAAAGGCAATCGAAGATGTAAGAAAATTAACTGACAAACCTTTTGGTGTGAATATCATATTGGTTTCACCGTATGCTGATGAATTAATTGAAACAGTTATTGAATGTAAAGTTCCAATTGTCACCTTTGGAGCTGGAAATCCCACAAAATATGTAAAAGAATTGAAAAGAAATGGGATAAAAGTTGTTCCGGTTGTTGCATCAGACAGTCTAGCGAGAATGGTCGAGAGAAGCGGAGCAGATGCAATAATAGCGGAAGGAATGGAATCTGGGGGCCATATTGGTGAAGTTACGACAGTTGTTTTAGTAAATGCTGTAGCAAAAAAGGTAAAAGTACCTGTAATAGCAGCTGGAGGGATTGTTGATGGTAGGGGAATGGCAGCTGCTTTTGCTTTAGGGGCTGAAGGTATACAAATGGGAACAAGATTCATTGCAAGCAAAGAAGCAGATACACATGAAGAATTTAAAAAATTGATATTAAGATCAGGTATTCGAGATACAGTAATTACTGGTGCAAAATTAGGTCATTCTGCTCGTGTAATAAAAACTATATTTGCTAAGAAGGTGAAAGAGTTAGAAGTTACAAGCCCAGACGAAGCAGAAAAAATCCTTGTAGGAAGTTTAAGAAAAGCCGTATTAGATGGTAATCTTGAAGAAGGTTCTTTTATGGCGGGGCAGTCAGCAGGTCTTATTGATGATTTGAAAAGTGTGGAAGAAATTATTAAAGAAATTATTGAAGAATTTTATAGAACGACAAAAAAGCTCGAGGAGGTAAAATTTTGA
- a CDS encoding biotin transporter BioY: MRSNNITRISLFVALTIVGAQISIPIGSVPITLQVLMVFLTGYLLTPKMAFLAQLVYLLMGIIGLPVFSNFSGGIAHILGPTGGYLLAFPLAAMIVAFSKNSLSSKILFGILGLSTIYLFGVLVLSFYLKSFSKALMVGVIPFIWIDLLKLTTGILVSEKLYMLEVKQ, encoded by the coding sequence TTGAGATCTAATAACATAACAAGAATTTCCTTATTTGTAGCATTGACTATTGTAGGAGCGCAGATTTCTATACCAATTGGTAGTGTTCCAATTACTTTACAAGTTTTGATGGTATTCTTAACAGGTTATCTTTTAACTCCGAAAATGGCATTTTTAGCCCAGTTAGTTTATCTTTTGATGGGAATTATTGGTCTTCCTGTGTTTTCTAATTTTTCTGGAGGAATTGCGCATATTTTAGGGCCTACAGGAGGATATCTTTTAGCTTTTCCTTTAGCTGCTATGATAGTAGCTTTTTCAAAAAACAGTTTAAGTTCGAAAATTTTGTTTGGAATTTTAGGATTATCAACAATTTACCTTTTTGGAGTTCTGGTTTTGTCATTTTACCTTAAGAGCTTTAGTAAAGCTTTGATGGTGGGAGTTATTCCTTTTATTTGGATTGATCTTTTGAAATTGACGACAGGAATTTTGGTTTCGGAGAAGTTGTATATGTTGGAGGTGAAACAATGA
- the fabD gene encoding ACP S-malonyltransferase, producing the protein MKAFLFPGQGSQYSGMANDFSIYPDWEEYSEKAQKILNLDLINIMDGDEEILKITENAQPAIFLTSYVAYKYLERNGIVPEIVAGHSLGEYTAFAVAGVYDFEMGIYLVRKRGEYISEAIEPGKGSMAAVLRVSPKEVKKMIKEYEELYIANYNSSTQTVISGLKTSILRFLDDCKKKGIRATELPVSGPFHSPYLESAKEKMAREIEHVKFKEPRFPIVLNSTARESKDPEELKHYLLEQISGPVYWYQSVLRMVELGVTSFIEVGPKNILSNMLKRERLNIVHFDKIQFEQVNS; encoded by the coding sequence ATGAAAGCTTTCTTGTTTCCAGGTCAGGGTTCTCAATATTCTGGAATGGCTAATGATTTTTCAATCTATCCTGATTGGGAAGAATATAGTGAAAAAGCTCAGAAAATATTAAATTTGGATTTAATAAATATAATGGATGGTGATGAAGAAATTTTAAAAATAACTGAAAATGCTCAGCCGGCAATTTTTTTAACTAGTTATGTTGCATATAAATATTTAGAAAGAAATGGGATAGTCCCCGAAATTGTTGCAGGACATAGTTTAGGTGAATACACCGCTTTTGCCGTTGCTGGTGTTTATGATTTTGAAATGGGAATTTATTTAGTTAGAAAGAGAGGAGAATACATTTCGGAAGCAATAGAACCAGGTAAAGGTAGTATGGCAGCGGTTTTAAGGGTTAGTCCAAAAGAAGTGAAAAAAATGATCAAGGAATATGAAGAACTTTATATTGCAAATTATAATTCTTCAACTCAAACAGTAATAAGTGGGTTGAAAACGTCTATACTCAGATTTCTGGATGATTGTAAGAAAAAAGGTATTAGAGCAACTGAACTTCCTGTATCTGGACCCTTCCATTCGCCGTATTTAGAAAGTGCAAAAGAGAAAATGGCAAGAGAAATAGAACACGTTAAATTTAAAGAGCCACGTTTTCCAATTGTTCTAAATAGTACAGCTAGAGAATCTAAAGATCCTGAGGAATTGAAACATTATTTGCTCGAACAAATTTCAGGTCCAGTATATTGGTACCAATCGGTTTTAAGAATGGTTGAACTGGGAGTAACTAGTTTTATAGAAGTTGGCCCAAAAAATATTCTTTCAAATATGTTAAAAAGAGAACGTTTGAACATTGTACACTTTGATAAAATTCAATTTGAACAGGTAAATTCTTAA
- a CDS encoding DUF4234 domain-containing protein — MLIFSFVTLGVYIFYFFYSLSNEFKEFCLQKRAKT, encoded by the coding sequence ATGCTAATCTTTTCATTTGTTACTTTAGGTGTATATATTTTTTATTTCTTTTATTCTCTTTCTAATGAGTTTAAAGAATTTTGTTTACAGAAGAGGGCGAAAACATGA
- the pfkA gene encoding 6-phosphofructokinase — protein MKKIAVMTSGGDAPGMNAAIRAVVRYAVNNDIKVVGIKRGYAGLLDEDFVEMEFASVGGIMEKGGTILRSSRCPEFVRKETRAEAAKILAKHGIEGLIVIGGEGSLHGAMFLEEEQKIPVVGIPGTIDNDIAFTDMSIGVDTCLNTVVDAIQKLKDTASSHERAFIVEVMGRSSGYIAAVSGLVTGAEAIVIPEIPVNYEALGNKILKERERGKINCIVVVAEGAASAYTVARHLEHRIGYETRITILGHIQRGGSPTAFDRLLASRMGVTAVEYLKRGISYVMTALQGGKIVPVKLDEVLKQKKTLNMELVELTALLS, from the coding sequence ATGAAAAAAATTGCCGTCATGACAAGTGGAGGAGATGCTCCCGGTATGAATGCTGCTATAAGGGCTGTTGTTAGATACGCAGTTAATAACGATATAAAAGTTGTTGGTATAAAAAGAGGATATGCAGGTCTTTTAGATGAAGATTTTGTAGAGATGGAGTTTGCCTCTGTTGGAGGAATTATGGAAAAAGGTGGAACTATTCTTAGAAGTAGTAGATGTCCTGAATTTGTGAGGAAAGAAACGCGAGCAGAGGCTGCAAAAATTTTGGCTAAGCATGGTATCGAAGGTCTTATTGTAATTGGGGGTGAGGGAAGTCTGCATGGAGCAATGTTTTTAGAAGAAGAGCAGAAAATACCAGTTGTTGGGATTCCTGGAACAATAGACAATGATATAGCATTTACAGATATGAGTATAGGTGTTGATACGTGTTTAAATACAGTTGTTGATGCAATACAAAAGCTTAAGGATACAGCCTCATCTCATGAACGTGCATTTATTGTTGAAGTTATGGGGCGTTCTTCAGGTTATATTGCCGCTGTTTCAGGACTTGTTACTGGAGCAGAAGCAATAGTAATTCCTGAAATTCCCGTGAATTATGAAGCGTTGGGAAACAAGATTTTAAAAGAAAGAGAAAGAGGAAAAATTAATTGTATAGTAGTAGTTGCTGAAGGTGCAGCAAGTGCATATACAGTTGCAAGACACCTTGAGCACAGGATTGGCTACGAGACAAGGATAACTATTTTAGGCCATATTCAAAGAGGGGGGTCACCAACAGCTTTTGATAGACTTTTAGCTTCTCGTATGGGTGTTACCGCTGTTGAATATTTGAAAAGGGGTATAAGTTATGTAATGACAGCCCTACAGGGTGGAAAGATTGTACCTGTTAAATTGGACGAAGTATTAAAACAAAAGAAAACGTTAAATATGGAATTAGTGGAGTTGACCGCTTTACTTTCATGA
- a CDS encoding amidohydrolase, which translates to MILKNAYIWHNGIFVRRDLYIKNGNFVAKLENPEREINLEGKYVFPGFSDSHAHVLGVGIKSLTLNLEDNDIEQVLHSNREIVIGRGWSELPSDVSKLNDLKKPVILIRRCGHVAWINKYAMSFLKCNDHFIYEEELEKIWKLLPEEFYVKAFERGQEEFLKKGITSVHSDDLHGVSFETLLRLLRESKLRIYEKLYTSEPWKYEYGTIGISKIFGIKVFADGSLGGKTAYLSKPYVNSANYGKFTLPENFKEIVKFANNNGLQVCVHTIGDEALTRVLELLGKNYGHRIIHAQIIKKSDFSKLQNFVFSIQPHFFIEDQKIINYIPKGNFLLYPFKQMFNNGIKIAFSSDAPVSPHDPRYVIEGALKIGFTLEESIKLYTEASGMIINENIGKLHPGFKADFVVYSDKSLTNIEAVYVNGEKVY; encoded by the coding sequence ATGATTTTGAAAAATGCATATATTTGGCATAATGGAATTTTTGTAAGAAGAGATCTCTATATAAAAAATGGAAATTTTGTGGCTAAGTTAGAAAATCCTGAAAGGGAAATAAACCTGGAAGGTAAGTACGTCTTTCCAGGTTTTTCTGATTCTCATGCACATGTTTTAGGAGTAGGAATTAAATCTCTAACTTTGAATTTAGAGGACAATGATATTGAACAGGTTTTACACTCAAACAGGGAAATAGTTATTGGTAGAGGTTGGAGTGAACTTCCCAGCGATGTTAGTAAACTTAATGATTTAAAGAAACCTGTAATATTGATTAGACGGTGTGGACATGTAGCATGGATTAATAAATATGCCATGAGCTTTTTGAAATGTAATGATCATTTTATATATGAAGAGGAATTAGAAAAAATTTGGAAATTACTCCCTGAAGAATTTTATGTTAAAGCATTTGAAAGAGGTCAAGAAGAATTTCTGAAAAAAGGTATTACTAGTGTTCATTCTGATGATTTACATGGTGTTTCTTTTGAAACACTTTTAAGATTACTAAGAGAAAGTAAATTAAGGATATATGAGAAATTATATACTTCAGAACCTTGGAAGTATGAATACGGTACAATTGGAATTTCAAAAATCTTTGGAATTAAAGTTTTTGCAGACGGTTCACTGGGTGGAAAAACTGCATATTTATCGAAGCCTTATGTTAACTCAGCAAATTATGGAAAATTTACTCTTCCAGAGAATTTTAAGGAAATAGTAAAGTTTGCAAATAATAACGGTTTACAAGTTTGTGTTCATACTATAGGTGATGAAGCATTAACTAGAGTGTTAGAACTTTTAGGAAAAAATTATGGGCATAGAATAATACATGCCCAAATAATAAAAAAATCTGATTTTTCAAAACTTCAAAATTTTGTGTTTTCGATTCAGCCTCACTTTTTTATTGAAGACCAAAAAATAATTAATTATATTCCAAAAGGCAATTTTTTACTATATCCTTTTAAACAAATGTTCAATAATGGGATAAAAATCGCATTTTCTAGCGATGCGCCAGTTTCACCCCACGATCCTAGGTATGTTATAGAAGGAGCATTAAAAATTGGTTTTACGTTAGAAGAATCTATTAAGTTGTATACAGAAGCTTCTGGAATGATAATTAATGAAAATATTGGAAAATTACATCCAGGATTTAAAGCAGATTTTGTAGTATATAGTGATAAAAGTTTAACAAACATTGAAGCAGTGTATGTTAATGGAGAAAAAGTATATTAA